The Magnetospirillum sp. XM-1 genomic interval TGCTGGGCAAGGGCTATCTCGCCTTCACCGTGGACCAGGGGCCGGATACCGACCGTTACCAGGGCATCGTCGAGCTGGAGGGCGCCACCCTGGAAGACTGCGCCCGGGCCTATTTCAAGCAGTCGGAACAGCTCGACACCGCCATCGAGGCCGCCGTGCGCCCGCCCGCCGGCGGACGGGGCTGGGCGGCCGCCGCGCTGATGATCCAGCGCATGCCGGCCGGGACCGGCAGCGCCCCCATCCTGGTGGCCGAGGAGGCCGAGGAAAGCTGGCGCCGCGCCGAGATCCTGCTGGGCAGCGTCACCGGGGCCGAACTGACCGATGCCGTCCTGGCGCCCGAACAGCTGCTTTATCGCCTTTATCATGCCGAGCAGCTGCAGGCGTTCGAGCCCAAGGCGATCCAGGCCCGCTGCCGCTGCTCGCGCGACAAGGTGGAGGCGACCTTGCGTTCGCTGCCTGCCGCCGAGATCGCCTCGGTGGCCGACGCAGAGGGCAAGATCGTGGTGACCTGCGAGTTCTGCCGCACCGACCATGTCTTCCGGCTGTCCGAGCTGCAGCATTCTTGACGGCTTGCCGCACCGCACCGATATTGAACCCACATGTTTCGTACGCCCAAAGGGAGTCATTTCCGATGATCGCTCGGCATTTCCGTCTGGTGGTGGCCGTTGTCGCCGCCCTTACCGCCAGCGCCTGCCAGAACGCCAAGCCGCCCATGCAGAAGCTGCCCGAGAT includes:
- a CDS encoding Hsp33 family molecular chaperone HslO yields the protein MTDTVLPFSVMGGAVRGRLARLGASLDTILDDQHAYPVPVAALLAETMALAAVLATSMKFDGIFTLQAQGDGPVSLLVADVTSGGDMRAHARFDAARLGQVPVADRASVPALLGKGYLAFTVDQGPDTDRYQGIVELEGATLEDCARAYFKQSEQLDTAIEAAVRPPAGGRGWAAAALMIQRMPAGTGSAPILVAEEAEESWRRAEILLGSVTGAELTDAVLAPEQLLYRLYHAEQLQAFEPKAIQARCRCSRDKVEATLRSLPAAEIASVADAEGKIVVTCEFCRTDHVFRLSELQHS